One segment of Rosa chinensis cultivar Old Blush chromosome 6, RchiOBHm-V2, whole genome shotgun sequence DNA contains the following:
- the LOC121050195 gene encoding uncharacterized protein LOC121050195 has protein sequence MWPKLVMPQIITQARPTAEVRLMKHSQKTLSTREMTALITLRILLKATWLKLTWMTWVIISYNIDQPLANSHNLAKDAEDIGVLGREALLNHQTLVPVRGTQSSSTLELVLVNPTEPNPSTSGMLTSSLTEGMPRNDQAIVCAPSLAEPVDQTTGDLGLELLQFLDTLDNNASPVEEKLETNETKTALESVRRFMGCDTRAVTEASFLAFKEAVEVLISANHLSQVEAYEVHALLSRANFSLSPCLEAQKEFETGEKLISEYKDIRQSTDLGQLHKLKTSLDEGRQKVRDLKKQLVEAEEQVKITSASIRTIVPQQDLTRYSLILSSVKSYNKKKCILKRKVDQGMEDLEKVKEVLRSLLPSDM, from the exons ATGTGGCCGAAACTAGTAATGCCTCAAATAATAACACAGGCTCGGCCGACAGCGGAGGTTCGCCTGATGAAGCACAGTCAGAAGACTTTGAGCACGAG AGAGATGACCGCATTGATCACTCTTCGCATCCTCCTGAAAGCAACATGGTTGAAATTGACATGGAT GACTTGGGTGATAATCAGCTATAATATCGACCAACCACTCGCAAACTCACATAACCTTGCTAAGGATGCGGAAGACATCGGCGTACTTGGCCGAGAGGCATTGCTTAACCACCAAACACTTGTCCCG GTACGAGGAACTCAAAGCAGTTCAACCTTGGAGTTGGTTCTTGTCAATCCAACTGAACCAAATCCTTCTACGTCCGGAATGCTTACCTCCTCTCTTACTGAAGGGATGCCTCGAAATGATCAAGCTATCGTTTGCGCCCCATCGTTGGCTGAGCCTGTG gatcaaACAACAGGCGATCTTGGTCTGGAGCTACTTCAATTTCTCGATACACTAGACAACAACGCGAGCCCGGTGgaggaaaagcttgaaacaaaCGAAACAAAGACGGCACTTGAATCTGTCAGACGATTTATGGGTTGTGATACGAGAGCAGTAACCGAGGCTAGTTTTCTTGCTTTCAAGGAGGCGGTTGAAGTACTTATTTCAGCCAACCATTTATCTCAAGTGGAAGCTTATGAAGTTCATGCCCTTTTGTCCCGTGCAAATTTTAGTCTCTCTCCCTGCTTAGAAGCCCAAAAAGAGTTTGAAACCGGCGAGAAATTGATAAGTGAGTATAAAGACATTCGCCAGTCTACCGATCTTGGCCAACTTCATAAGTTGAAGACTTCTTTGGACGAGGGAAGGCAAAAAGTGCGTGATTTGAAAAAACAATTGGTCGAAGCTGAAGAGCAAGTCAAAATTACTTCGGCCTCCATCCGAACCATTGTTCCTCAACAAGATCTCACTAGGTATAGCTTGATTTTGTCATCGGTCAAGTCATACAACAAGAAGAAATGCATCTTGAAGCGAAAGGTCGACCAAGGTATGGAAGACTTGGAAAAGGTTAAGGAAGTTCTTCGGTCCCTTCTACCCTCTGACATGTAG